One region of Eubalaena glacialis isolate mEubGla1 chromosome 6, mEubGla1.1.hap2.+ XY, whole genome shotgun sequence genomic DNA includes:
- the QTRT2 gene encoding queuine tRNA-ribosyltransferase accessory subunit 2 isoform X4 codes for MQPKDLEEPLRMKLSLTKVVNGCRLGKIKNLGKTGDCTMDIPGCLLYTKTGSAPHLTHHTLHKIHGVPAMAQLTLSSLAEHHEVLAEYKEGVGKFIGMPESLLYCSLHDPVSPCPAGYVTNKSVSVWGVGGRVEMTASKFMAIQQALQPDWFQCLSDGEATCDETTSIKRARKSVDRSLLFLDNCLKLQEESEVLQKSMIIGVIEGGDVMEERLRSARETAKRPVAGFLLDGFQGTPTTLETRLHLLSSVTAELPEHKPRLICGVSQPDEVLECIERGVDLFESFFPYQATERGCALTFSFDYQPNPEETLLQQNGTQEEVKYVDQTKKSKTTSCNQEMTSFEINLKEKKPSGKH; via the exons atgcagccaaaa GACCTAGAGGAACCCCTTAGGATGAAGCTAAGTCTTACCAAGGTGGTTAATGGCTGTCgcctaggaaaaataaaaaacctaggcAAAACAGGGGACTGCACCATGGACATTCCAGGCTGCCTTCTGTACACCAAGACTGGCTCTGCCCCACACCTGACCCATCACACGCTGCATAAAATCCACGGGGTTCCTGCCATGGCTCAGCTTACACTGTCATCACT GGCAGAACATCATGAAGTCTTGGCAGAATATAAGGAAGGAGTTGGAAAGTTTATAG GCATGCCAGAATCACTCTTGTACTGCTCCCTGCATGATCCAGTCAGCCCTTGCCCAGCTGGTTATGTAACAAATAAG TCAGTGTCTGTGTGGGGTGTTGGAGGACGAGTGGAAATGACTGCCTCCAAGTTCATGGCAATTCAGCAGGCCCTTCAGCCAGACTGGTTCCAGTGCCTTTCAGATGGAGAGGCAACTTGTGATGAAACCACTTCCATAAAAAGAGCCAGAAAGTCTGTGGACCGATCGCTTCTATTCCTGGATAATTGTCTGAAGCTACAGGAAGAGTCAGAG GTCCTCCAGAAAAGTATGATCATTGGAGTGATTGAAGGTGGAGATGTGATGGAGGAGAGGCTGAGGTCAGCACGAGAGACAGCCAAGCGGCCTGTAGCTGGCTTCCTTCTGGATGGCTTTCAAGGGACTCCAACAACCCTGGAGACTAGACTGCACTTGCTGTCATCAGTCACTGCGGAGCTACCGGAGCACAAACCGAG GCTCATCTGCGGTGTTAGCCAGCCAGATGAGGTGCTCGAGTGTATTGAAAGAGGAGTGGACTTATTTGAGAGTTTTTTCCCTTATCAAGCAACAGAGCGGGGATGTGCCCTGACCTTCAGCTTTGATTACCAGCCGAATCCTGAAGAGACAT TATTGCAACAAAATGGGAcacaggaagaagtaaaatatgtGGATcaaacaaagaaaagtaaaacaaccAGTTGCAACCAAGAAATGACATCATTTGAAAttaatctgaaggaaaaaaa